From one Bacteroides eggerthii genomic stretch:
- a CDS encoding N-acetylmuramoyl-L-alanine amidase: MRIITLIIIHCSATPQGVSLSFEDCRHDHIFHRNFRDIGYHFYLTRDGEIHRGRPLDKIGAHCQGHNRHSIGICYEGGLDSNHKPSDTRTLPQKASLVALLRELKQMFPNVLVVGHHDLNPMKECPCFDAVTEYRGL; the protein is encoded by the coding sequence ATGAGAATCATCACGCTTATCATCATTCATTGTTCGGCCACGCCTCAGGGCGTGAGCCTGAGCTTTGAAGATTGCCGCCACGACCACATCTTCCACCGCAACTTCCGCGACATCGGCTATCACTTCTACCTGACACGCGACGGAGAAATTCACCGCGGACGTCCGTTGGACAAAATCGGTGCGCATTGCCAAGGTCACAACAGACATTCGATAGGTATCTGCTACGAAGGAGGACTGGACAGCAACCATAAACCCTCCGACACCCGCACACTACCGCAGAAAGCCTCACTGGTAGCTCTGCTGCGCGAGCTGAAACAAATGTTTCCGAATGTGTTGGTGGTGGGACATCACGACTTGAATCCGATGAAAGAATGTCCTTGCTTCGATGCGGTGACGGAATATAGGGGGCTTTAA
- a CDS encoding NAD-dependent epimerase/dehydratase family protein, which yields MMKVLITGAAGFIGSQLAHRLWKDGVELVLIDNFSYGSDDNLKFEDHDFTDEVLKIDIRDREQIAGIFRNGQIDYAYNIAGIAPLPDCQLNPQEAIDVNVTGFVNILENARIYGVKKVIQASTNAMYENELEFPTVENEFKQPTLIYPNTKYCAELFAESYCKTYGMNVTCLRFANVYGPHIDCLRKQPPFVGYMIRELYYNRIPVFHSDGKQRRDYIYVDDLINLAILVQKTKGFDCVNVSSNQNYSVNEMYDITRQIMNKDIPATYTDTGNYWCKYPELYEGAFPIRNEILEHEVNKYSLCDNTLAREKYGWVPLVDMKQGLKNVVEYIVQLLSTKVGTNR from the coding sequence ATGATGAAGGTATTAATAACAGGTGCTGCTGGTTTTATAGGAAGCCAACTGGCGCACAGATTGTGGAAAGACGGAGTAGAACTCGTACTGATAGACAATTTCTCTTATGGTTCCGATGATAATCTTAAATTTGAGGATCATGATTTTACTGACGAGGTTTTAAAGATTGATATTAGGGATAGGGAGCAGATAGCCGGTATCTTTAGGAACGGACAGATAGACTACGCGTATAACATAGCGGGCATAGCTCCGTTGCCCGATTGTCAATTGAACCCTCAAGAGGCGATAGATGTAAATGTGACAGGGTTTGTAAATATTCTGGAGAATGCCCGTATCTATGGAGTCAAGAAAGTCATTCAGGCAAGTACAAATGCCATGTATGAGAACGAGCTAGAATTTCCTACGGTCGAGAATGAATTTAAGCAGCCTACACTTATTTATCCCAATACTAAATATTGTGCGGAACTGTTTGCCGAGTCTTATTGCAAAACTTATGGAATGAATGTCACCTGTCTTCGTTTTGCTAATGTGTATGGTCCACATATCGATTGCCTGCGTAAACAGCCGCCTTTTGTAGGATATATGATAAGGGAACTCTATTATAATCGCATTCCGGTGTTTCATTCGGATGGTAAGCAGAGACGTGACTATATTTATGTAGATGATCTTATAAACCTTGCCATATTAGTGCAAAAAACAAAAGGATTTGATTGTGTGAATGTTTCTTCAAATCAAAATTATTCCGTAAACGAAATGTATGACATCACCCGGCAAATAATGAATAAGGATATACCTGCTACCTACACTGATACAGGAAATTATTGGTGTAAATACCCGGAGCTGTATGAAGGTGCTTTCCCGATAAGGAATGAAATTCTGGAGCATGAGGTTAATAAGTATTCTTTATGTGATAATACATTGGCACGTGAGAAGTATGGATGGGTTCCTCTTGTAGATATGAAACAAGGTTTAAAAAATGTAGTAGAGTACATAGTACAACTTTTATCAACAAAAGTTGGTACCAATAGATAG
- a CDS encoding phosphotransferase codes for MEIEIKGHSGCQVEIVNKGGNLYISKSTHNKDYVPRLYRQAVKQQMASRAVYQHIRIPEIYEIERTEEYVNVKMEYVYSKNYIDYFEDAGFDQINYFIKALKIFIDWEIEHSSLEIIDRQVILDKFRDVCCKIQRNDFINKDKEVMEIMECSASVFQGIDEEIKIPVGHCHGDLTFSNILFNGNNYYLIDFLDSFIESPLLDLVKIRQDSHYGWSRLMYEHRWDNVRMDIISQKIDMEIAKYYSRYDWYGKYYALFQLMNFLRIIQYAKEEKVILFLKKELKSML; via the coding sequence ATGGAGATAGAAATCAAAGGCCATTCTGGATGTCAGGTTGAAATTGTGAATAAAGGTGGAAATCTGTATATAAGTAAAAGTACACACAATAAAGATTACGTTCCGCGTCTCTATCGGCAAGCCGTCAAACAACAGATGGCATCAAGGGCTGTTTATCAGCATATACGAATACCAGAGATTTACGAAATAGAAAGAACGGAGGAATATGTCAACGTCAAGATGGAATATGTTTATAGTAAAAATTATATAGACTATTTTGAAGATGCAGGGTTTGATCAGATAAACTATTTCATTAAGGCCCTAAAGATTTTCATTGATTGGGAGATTGAACATTCATCATTGGAAATTATTGATCGGCAAGTGATTTTAGATAAATTCCGGGATGTATGTTGTAAAATTCAGCGGAATGATTTTATCAATAAAGACAAGGAAGTCATGGAAATCATGGAATGTTCCGCTTCTGTTTTCCAAGGTATAGATGAGGAAATTAAAATACCGGTAGGACATTGTCATGGTGACCTTACTTTCTCTAATATCCTGTTTAATGGTAACAACTATTATTTGATAGATTTTTTGGATTCGTTTATCGAGTCCCCATTACTCGATTTGGTTAAGATTAGGCAAGATTCGCATTATGGATGGTCTCGGCTTATGTATGAACATCGTTGGGACAATGTGCGGATGGATATAATCTCTCAGAAGATAGATATGGAGATTGCCAAGTATTATTCCCGGTACGATTGGTATGGGAAATATTATGCTCTGTTTCAATTGATGAATTTTCTCCGTATTATTCAGTATGCCAAAGAAGAAAAAGTAATATTGTTTTTGAAAAAAGAATTAAAGTCAATGTTATGA
- a CDS encoding HAD family hydrolase: MIPGCEIKLLITDFDGTLVDTFRANYMAYRKAFEEVGLVLCETDYRCCFGYRFEKFMEVCGVTDEKKAAEIKELKSFYYPDYFKYLQVNDVLLRLLLTFKKGGGKIAVASTARRKNLDNVLRYIGVVDNFDYILAGEDVECGKPSPEIYEKVLSYFGMLPSEALIFEDSEIGIQSARNAGINYMVITQ, encoded by the coding sequence ATGATACCGGGATGTGAAATAAAATTGCTGATTACGGATTTTGACGGAACCTTGGTCGATACTTTCAGGGCAAATTATATGGCATATCGTAAAGCATTTGAAGAGGTGGGGCTGGTACTTTGTGAAACAGATTATCGTTGCTGTTTTGGCTATCGTTTTGAGAAGTTCATGGAAGTATGCGGAGTGACAGACGAAAAGAAAGCAGCGGAAATTAAAGAACTGAAGTCGTTTTATTATCCGGATTATTTCAAGTATTTACAAGTAAATGATGTCCTACTCCGATTGCTACTGACATTCAAGAAAGGAGGAGGTAAAATAGCTGTTGCGTCTACTGCTCGACGAAAGAATCTTGATAATGTTTTGAGATATATAGGTGTAGTAGATAATTTTGATTACATACTGGCGGGAGAAGATGTAGAATGTGGTAAACCTTCTCCTGAAATATATGAAAAAGTATTATCATATTTTGGCATGCTTCCAAGTGAAGCGTTGATATTTGAAGACTCGGAAATAGGGATACAGTCAGCCCGTAATGCGGGGATTAATTATATGGTTATCACTCAATAA
- a CDS encoding glycosyltransferase family 2 protein, whose amino-acid sequence MAGEGSRFLKEGWDIPKPLIELRGIPLFIRAINSVKSDVVPMKYSFIVRQEHIDKYQIDEKIKSVLPEAAVFSVSKTTRGAVETCLMAKSAISEKDAIIVMDCDLEFSSKALMENIQTIVSQSTNEMDGGLLVSFESDQPKYSYAEIDENNIVKRTAEKEVISSHALCGAYFFSFAKDFLRVAHELLADASFSKSEFYVSLLYNYLLREGHVVKLCPMEKYCSYGTPDELKQYL is encoded by the coding sequence ATGGCTGGCGAAGGTTCCCGTTTCTTGAAAGAAGGATGGGATATTCCTAAACCGCTGATAGAATTAAGGGGAATTCCCTTGTTTATCCGGGCGATAAATAGCGTCAAATCAGATGTTGTTCCCATGAAATATTCATTCATAGTGCGGCAGGAACACATTGATAAATATCAGATAGATGAAAAAATAAAATCTGTTCTACCTGAAGCTGCTGTCTTTTCCGTATCAAAAACAACGAGAGGGGCGGTAGAAACGTGCTTAATGGCAAAATCTGCTATTTCTGAAAAAGATGCTATAATCGTAATGGATTGTGATTTAGAGTTTTCCAGTAAAGCATTGATGGAAAATATTCAAACGATTGTATCTCAATCTACCAATGAAATGGACGGAGGATTATTAGTCTCTTTTGAGTCTGATCAACCTAAATACAGTTATGCCGAAATAGACGAAAATAATATTGTGAAGCGTACCGCCGAAAAAGAAGTGATTTCTTCTCATGCCCTGTGTGGCGCTTATTTTTTCTCTTTTGCCAAAGATTTTCTACGGGTGGCTCATGAGTTGCTGGCTGATGCTTCATTCAGCAAGTCGGAATTCTATGTGTCTTTGTTGTATAATTACCTGTTACGGGAAGGACATGTAGTGAAGCTTTGTCCGATGGAAAAATATTGTTCGTACGGGACTCCTGATGAATTGAAACAATATTTATGA
- a CDS encoding SDR family NAD(P)-dependent oxidoreductase: MKKIELIIRKLVSIMKREQLVPVIQIETDAEQFKGRVALISGGTGGIGLSIAKTLLSSGCKVILAGTNLDKLKDTIDNLNTSNAAILELNYLKLESFDAKIEEADKIFGNRDIFVSSAGVHTEGVDFWKVTGEEYDRVMNINLKGTFFMCKSMASYMRRRKLKGNILLVSSTRGFEPAWSPYGISKWAMNGLTKGLAQILFEDGITVNAIAPGSTATALIGINEGDSIYTNENKIGRFIMPTEVASLAKLLVSGSGKMISGETIRISAGRGVWDIR; this comes from the coding sequence ATGAAAAAGATTGAATTAATAATTCGGAAGTTGGTTTCAATAATGAAACGTGAACAATTGGTTCCTGTTATTCAAATAGAAACAGATGCAGAACAATTTAAGGGTAGAGTAGCATTGATAAGTGGGGGAACAGGAGGAATCGGATTATCCATAGCTAAAACTTTATTAAGTAGCGGGTGTAAAGTGATCTTGGCTGGAACTAATCTGGATAAGCTAAAAGACACTATTGATAATCTTAATACTTCAAATGCCGCTATTTTGGAACTGAATTATTTGAAGCTCGAATCATTCGATGCCAAAATAGAAGAAGCCGATAAAATTTTCGGAAATAGAGATATATTTGTTAGTTCAGCCGGAGTACATACTGAAGGAGTGGATTTTTGGAAAGTGACAGGAGAGGAATATGATAGGGTAATGAATATTAATCTAAAAGGGACTTTCTTTATGTGTAAAAGCATGGCTAGTTATATGAGAAGGAGAAAATTAAAAGGTAATATCCTTTTAGTTTCATCTACCCGAGGTTTTGAACCGGCATGGTCACCTTATGGCATTTCTAAATGGGCAATGAACGGTTTGACAAAAGGATTGGCTCAGATATTATTTGAAGATGGGATAACTGTAAATGCCATAGCTCCAGGCTCTACAGCAACAGCTTTAATTGGTATAAATGAGGGAGACAGTATTTATACTAATGAGAACAAAATAGGAAGATTTATTATGCCAACAGAAGTAGCGAGTCTTGCGAAGTTGCTGGTTAGTGGATCGGGCAAGATGATTTCAGGAGAAACAATTCGTATCTCAGCAGGTAGAGGTGTATGGGATATTAGATAG
- a CDS encoding glycosyltransferase family 2 protein — translation MKYKSNIKVSIIVAIYNSDKFLEKLILSIIGQTYKNIEVILVDDGSPDNSGAICDKYAVIDSRIKVLHKPNGGCCDARNKGLELVTGEFLTIIDGDDWLEPDYIEYLLRVVLQTDSDMAMSLNIFTTRERIQVKFDKIETWTSEDAAIAIIYPKVPIGPWNKIYKTDMIRRNKVDFSVPWSGEGHYFSAMAAQYSNHVGVGRRKIYNYRLNNAGSGLTHYNVTMGTNALWNTKNIGDKLVIRTNRLQNAVNYHIWSNYHFILKLIIATNSKNEYAKEYKECLTKVRTLLPNVIWKSEVSFKHKIKMLLISLLPIPYAIYCIKREQATLQKDKLK, via the coding sequence ATGAAATATAAGTCTAACATAAAAGTTTCTATTATTGTTGCGATATACAACTCTGATAAATTCTTGGAGAAATTGATTTTATCAATAATTGGTCAAACGTATAAAAATATTGAAGTAATTCTTGTTGATGATGGTTCGCCGGATAACAGCGGAGCGATCTGTGACAAGTATGCTGTTATAGATTCACGAATAAAAGTGCTTCATAAACCTAATGGTGGATGTTGCGATGCTCGAAACAAAGGTCTGGAACTTGTAACAGGAGAATTTCTAACAATAATCGACGGAGACGATTGGCTGGAACCTGACTATATAGAATATTTGTTGAGAGTGGTTCTTCAGACAGATTCAGATATGGCTATGAGCCTTAATATATTTACAACGAGAGAACGTATTCAAGTGAAGTTTGATAAAATTGAAACATGGACATCAGAGGATGCTGCCATTGCCATTATATACCCTAAGGTGCCTATTGGACCATGGAATAAGATTTATAAGACGGACATGATTCGTCGAAATAAAGTGGATTTTTCAGTCCCATGGTCGGGGGAAGGACATTATTTCTCTGCTATGGCAGCTCAGTATTCCAATCATGTAGGAGTGGGGCGTCGTAAAATTTATAACTATCGTTTAAATAATGCAGGGAGTGGTCTTACACATTATAATGTAACTATGGGTACAAATGCTCTTTGGAACACGAAAAACATTGGTGACAAGCTGGTTATCAGGACAAATAGGCTTCAAAATGCCGTTAATTATCATATTTGGAGTAATTATCATTTTATACTTAAACTCATTATAGCTACCAATTCTAAAAATGAATATGCTAAGGAATACAAGGAATGTTTAACTAAGGTCAGGACTTTGCTGCCAAATGTAATCTGGAAAAGTGAAGTCAGTTTTAAACATAAAATCAAAATGCTGTTGATAAGCTTATTACCTATCCCTTATGCTATATATTGTATAAAACGAGAACAAGCGACATTACAAAAGGATAAATTGAAGTAA
- a CDS encoding lipopolysaccharide biosynthesis protein encodes MKELKSLARNTGFLVIGQFGTKLLSFFLVPLYTNVLTTVEYGTFDLMNTSISLLVPIFTLNICDSALRFPLEPQIDRTEVFSICIYHFFACVIIGTILISINYIFDFISIINDYPILFLMMFASTAINGILNCFARGIDCVKDVAISGVICSLVMICLNLFFLLILHMGLWGFFMAYILGIISQSFYLFLAIKGWKFVKWQNLDSKLHQEMLNFSKPMILTNISWWINGLSNRYIITWLSGIAANGIYSVSYKIPSVLMMFQGIFGQAWTLSAVHEFDKDDKNGFFAKLYSSYNVSMTIVCSILIILSRTIAELLYNKDFYNAWKYAPFLTIAAVFGALSGYIGGIYAATKDTKAFAKTSIVGAVVNLVLTFLLVWQTGILGAAVASLVSYGLVWAMRIRTIKKYMNLRISLLRDCLGYSILLVQTGLLFVLDNSLLFFGLEIVLLLIIIAINQSLLKTIMNKVCKK; translated from the coding sequence ATGAAAGAACTAAAATCTCTTGCAAGAAATACAGGTTTTTTAGTTATAGGACAATTTGGAACGAAATTGTTAAGTTTCTTTTTGGTTCCTCTTTATACTAATGTGCTGACTACCGTCGAGTATGGGACATTCGATTTGATGAATACTAGTATATCTCTGTTAGTTCCTATTTTTACATTGAATATCTGTGATTCGGCACTCAGATTTCCTTTGGAACCACAAATTGATAGAACAGAAGTATTTTCTATTTGTATATATCATTTTTTTGCATGCGTTATTATAGGTACAATTCTCATCAGCATAAATTATATTTTCGATTTCATATCAATAATCAATGACTATCCGATTTTATTTTTGATGATGTTTGCAAGTACAGCAATCAATGGAATTCTGAATTGTTTTGCAAGAGGCATTGATTGCGTCAAAGATGTTGCCATATCAGGCGTCATTTGTTCACTCGTAATGATTTGTCTCAATCTCTTTTTTTTGCTAATCCTGCATATGGGACTTTGGGGCTTTTTCATGGCATATATACTTGGAATAATTAGTCAGTCTTTCTATTTATTTTTGGCAATTAAGGGTTGGAAATTTGTAAAATGGCAAAATCTTGATTCAAAGTTACATCAAGAAATGTTGAATTTTAGCAAGCCGATGATATTGACTAATATTTCATGGTGGATAAACGGTTTGTCTAATAGGTATATCATTACTTGGTTAAGTGGAATTGCTGCTAATGGAATTTACTCCGTAAGTTATAAAATTCCTTCTGTTCTTATGATGTTTCAAGGTATTTTCGGACAGGCATGGACGCTATCGGCAGTACATGAATTTGATAAAGATGACAAAAACGGTTTTTTCGCAAAGTTATATAGTTCCTACAATGTAAGCATGACCATTGTATGTTCGATTTTGATTATATTGTCACGAACAATAGCTGAATTGTTGTATAACAAGGATTTTTATAATGCTTGGAAGTATGCTCCTTTTCTGACAATAGCAGCAGTTTTTGGTGCATTGAGTGGATATATTGGCGGTATATATGCTGCAACGAAAGATACAAAGGCGTTTGCAAAAACAAGTATAGTTGGAGCAGTGGTAAATCTTGTTCTTACTTTTTTACTTGTTTGGCAGACAGGAATCCTTGGTGCTGCCGTAGCCTCTTTAGTATCCTATGGCCTTGTGTGGGCAATGAGGATCAGAACGATAAAGAAGTATATGAATTTGCGCATATCTTTATTGCGTGATTGTTTGGGGTATTCGATTTTGTTGGTACAAACCGGATTATTGTTTGTTTTAGACAACAGTCTGTTATTTTTTGGCTTGGAAATAGTATTACTACTAATAATAATTGCGATTAATCAATCTTTATTGAAAACTATAATGAATAAGGTTTGTAAAAAATAG
- a CDS encoding polysaccharide pyruvyl transferase family protein codes for MRNKRTATITWVKHYNFGTILQAYALQQYILYLGYENHILNDTYIIEPDQKKSNIFFIRVIQWVKLLLNPSFKLYYKNKVKSKKLFIRFITDYLLIDYDTDWRLFDDKYDQYIVGSDQIWNPGPIWYKELNTPFYYAGFTNKKKISYASSLGVSAYPDKHLKQFREYLSDYKYLSAREDIGCKIIADITGKEVTHVVDPTLLLPSDNWRKLIGEKPTSHEKYVLAYFLSDNKYYLDYVRQYASKYHISLKMFHNLKKYSCCADELVAAGPLEFLQYIDGASILFTDSFHGTLFAIQLDTPFVAFKRFNGQNEGQNQRLISLLSTLDISDRFIREDNCEKIEDLLPLNFKSIKQKLSMNIELSRIFLQKALES; via the coding sequence ATGAGGAATAAACGTACGGCAACCATAACATGGGTAAAACATTATAATTTTGGTACAATATTGCAAGCTTATGCTTTGCAGCAATATATTTTGTATTTGGGATATGAAAATCATATCCTTAATGATACCTATATAATAGAACCGGATCAAAAGAAAAGTAATATATTTTTTATTCGAGTGATACAGTGGGTGAAATTATTGCTGAATCCTTCGTTTAAGCTTTATTACAAGAACAAAGTAAAATCGAAAAAATTATTTATTCGTTTTATCACTGATTATCTGCTAATAGACTATGATACCGATTGGAGACTATTTGATGATAAATATGATCAATACATAGTTGGTAGCGATCAGATATGGAATCCGGGTCCGATATGGTATAAAGAGTTAAATACTCCTTTTTATTATGCAGGTTTTACAAATAAAAAGAAAATATCATATGCATCAAGTTTGGGCGTTTCTGCTTATCCGGATAAGCATCTGAAACAGTTTAGAGAGTACTTATCTGATTATAAATATTTATCGGCAAGGGAAGATATTGGATGTAAAATCATAGCTGATATAACAGGAAAAGAAGTAACTCATGTTGTTGATCCGACTTTGTTATTACCAAGTGATAATTGGAGAAAATTGATAGGTGAGAAACCGACTTCTCATGAAAAATATGTTTTAGCCTATTTCTTATCAGATAATAAATACTATTTAGATTATGTCAGGCAGTATGCCTCTAAGTATCATATTTCTTTAAAAATGTTTCATAATTTAAAAAAATATTCATGTTGTGCCGATGAACTGGTAGCTGCGGGACCACTGGAATTTCTTCAATATATAGATGGTGCATCCATTTTGTTTACAGATTCTTTTCATGGGACTTTGTTTGCAATTCAATTGGATACTCCCTTTGTCGCTTTTAAACGTTTCAATGGGCAAAATGAAGGACAAAACCAACGACTTATTTCGTTGTTAAGTACGTTGGACATATCTGATAGATTCATACGAGAAGATAACTGTGAAAAGATTGAAGATCTACTTCCTCTTAATTTTAAAAGTATAAAACAGAAATTATCTATGAATATAGAGTTATCAAGGATTTTTTTACAAAAAGCTTTAGAAAGCTAA
- a CDS encoding sugar transferase, with protein MEPIEKDDHFIPDGMNAFERNVKRIGDCILALGALIVFSPLFLLCYIAVKREDGGPAIFKQERIGRFGRPFNIYKFRSMKLDAEKHGPALYAGEGDSRMTKVGRFLRDHHLDELPQLWNVFCGDMAFIGPRPERQFFIDQIMKEDPRYRYLFQIRPGVTSYATLYNGYTDTLEKMLRRLRYDLFYLEHRSWGFDIKILFMTFMNIAFGKKF; from the coding sequence ATGGAACCAATTGAGAAGGATGATCATTTCATTCCCGACGGAATGAATGCCTTTGAGCGTAACGTAAAGCGTATCGGCGACTGTATTCTGGCCCTTGGCGCGCTCATTGTTTTTTCTCCTTTATTTTTACTCTGTTATATAGCAGTGAAGCGTGAAGACGGTGGTCCCGCTATCTTCAAGCAGGAGCGTATCGGGCGTTTCGGTCGTCCTTTCAACATCTATAAGTTTCGCAGTATGAAGCTGGATGCTGAGAAGCATGGCCCGGCCCTGTATGCCGGTGAGGGAGACTCCCGTATGACTAAAGTAGGCCGTTTTCTTCGCGACCACCACTTGGATGAGCTTCCCCAGCTTTGGAACGTGTTCTGTGGTGATATGGCCTTTATCGGTCCCCGTCCCGAACGTCAGTTCTTTATCGACCAAATAATGAAGGAGGATCCTCGCTATCGTTATTTGTTCCAGATCCGTCCGGGCGTCACATCATATGCCACTCTTTACAATGGTTATACCGATACTTTGGAGAAAATGCTCCGCCGCCTGCGTTACGATTTGTTCTATCTGGAACACCGTTCTTGGGGCTTTGACATCAAGATACTTTTTATGACGTTTATGAATATAGCGTTCGGGAAGAAATTCTAA
- a CDS encoding UpxZ family transcription anti-terminator antagonist translates to MNNLTSRALELQRLAHELIYLGVDGEPIYSDTFCRLNKDVLLECDSLFLLRGSTSDEEANLCLALLLGYNATIYDYGNKERNKQSVLDRAFEVLEQLPASLLKVRLLTYCYGEVYEEALLREAHEIIGSWDNTSLSSGQAEIIEELRNIEENPYPYEVIE, encoded by the coding sequence ATGAATAATTTGACTTCTCGTGCTCTTGAGCTCCAGCGTTTGGCTCACGAGCTGATTTATCTTGGTGTAGACGGTGAGCCTATCTATTCAGACACCTTTTGCCGTTTGAATAAGGATGTCCTTCTGGAGTGCGATTCTCTTTTCTTGCTCCGGGGTAGCACCTCCGATGAAGAGGCCAATCTCTGTCTGGCTCTCCTTTTAGGTTATAATGCCACGATTTATGACTACGGTAATAAGGAGCGTAATAAGCAGTCTGTGCTTGATCGTGCTTTTGAGGTGCTCGAACAGCTTCCCGCCTCCTTGCTGAAAGTGCGCTTGCTCACTTATTGCTATGGTGAGGTCTATGAAGAGGCCTTGCTTCGTGAAGCCCACGAGATAATAGGGAGCTGGGACAATACCTCATTGTCCTCCGGACAGGCCGAGATCATTGAAGAGCTTCGTAACATTGAGGAGAACCCTTATCCTTACGAAGTGATAGAATAG
- a CDS encoding UpxY family transcription antiterminator — MSETQKYWFAARTRDKQEFAICKSLSRLKSEEHLDVDYYLPTRIVVSQLKYRRKRSEVPVIRNLVFIRTTKQTACDLSNVYGVRLFYMKDLFTRSMLVVPDKQMSDFMFVMDLNPDGVSFDNGSLVVGDRVRVVKGDLTGVEGEVATNANRTYVVIRIKDILTASVKVPKSYLKIIK; from the coding sequence GTGTCTGAAACACAGAAATATTGGTTTGCTGCCCGCACTCGTGACAAGCAGGAGTTTGCCATATGCAAATCCCTTTCCCGGTTGAAGTCTGAGGAGCATTTGGATGTCGATTATTACCTTCCCACCCGTATTGTGGTTTCCCAGTTGAAGTACCGCCGCAAGCGCAGTGAAGTCCCTGTCATCCGCAATCTGGTCTTTATCCGTACCACCAAGCAGACGGCCTGCGACCTTTCCAATGTCTATGGCGTGCGTCTTTTCTATATGAAAGACCTCTTCACCCGTTCCATGCTTGTGGTTCCGGACAAACAGATGTCCGATTTCATGTTCGTGATGGACCTGAATCCCGACGGTGTCAGCTTCGACAATGGCTCCCTTGTTGTAGGCGACAGGGTGCGTGTTGTCAAGGGCGATCTCACCGGTGTTGAAGGCGAGGTTGCCACAAATGCCAACAGGACGTATGTCGTTATCCGTATCAAGGACATCCTGACCGCAAGTGTCAAGGTTCCCAAATCTTATTTGAAGATAATCAAGTAA